CGCGCGTCTGGAATCCGCCCCAGGCGCTCGCCATTCACGGCGATCTCCGCGCCGTCATCACCCTTGAAGACAGCTGCGACCTGAACGGGCGCGGGAGCCGGATCCGTGGCGGGAGGCGGCGTCTGCCCATTGTCGACAGGCGCGTTCTCAGGTGCCTCGTCGCCGCCCGGATCCTCCGCGGGAGCGGCGGGCTCGGTGGTCCCCGCGGCAATGACGACACCCGTGTTCGTCGGCGGTGCCACTGGGGGCTTGTTCTCGGGCGGCGGGGCCGCCTGCGGATCAGCTTCCAGCGGAAGCGAAACGACGATCCTGCTTCCGGCGACGACATCCACCGTCTTGGCCGCGCTCTGCTGACCCGGAGCGTTCGCGGTGACCCGGTACTGCCCTGCCGGGAGTGCCAGCAGCGTGTTGAGCTGGACCTCCTGGCCATTCAGCTGGATGCGCGCGGAAGGGTTGGACGGGGACACCATGAAGGTGACCTCGCCCGTGGACGGCCTGGTGGCCATCACCACGCCGACGACGAGCAACAGCACGATGGCCGCGGCGGCGGCGAACAGCACCGGCTTCGGCAGCGTCTTGAGGTTGAGCGCGGGCTTCCCCTTGGCGGGGACCTTCGTCTTCGCCTTCGCCTTCGCGGGCGCAGCGACCTTCGCAGGTGGAGGCGCCTCCTCCGGGGGGAGGGGAACCGAGCCCGTCACCTCTTCCTCGGGCTCGTTCAGGTCGTCGTGCGGATGACCTTCGTCACCGTAGTCGTCCTGGGCGTCGTAGCCGGCGCTGCTGTCGTCCTCGGGCGGCTGCTCGTAGTCAGACGGATCCTCTTCGGGCTCGGGAGCGCGCTTTCCGCTCCGGCCGCGGCCCGACACGGGCGCTGGCCTGCTGCCCGTCTCTTCGTCCAGCGAGGGAGACGAGCCGCGCGAGCGCGTCGGCGGCGCGGACGGCGCGGGGCCAATCATCGTGGCGCCGGAGTAGGCCTCGCCTTCCTCGTTGCTGATGACGACCTGCGCCTTGGGGCCACTCTTGCCCCTGCGCGAGGACGTATCGGGCGCGGGGGCGCGCAAGGAGTTGTAGGAACCGGACGTCCCATGGTCCTGGATGGGGTTCTCCGTCCGGCCCGTGATGCTGTCGTCCACCACGACGCTGCTGTCGGCAACGCGGGTTTCGGGAGACATGAACGTATGCGAGGAGTCGACAATCTGCGTCTTGTCGCCCGCGCCAACGCCCATCTCCTCGAGTTCCTCGGCGGTGGGAGGCGGGATGTAGTCCTGGACAGGCTGCGCCGGTGAGGTGGACGCACGGCCCGCGGGTGTTCCCGTCACCACCACGGCAGGAGGGGGCGCACGCCGCGCCGCCTGCCGATTGAACCCGGGAGCCACCGTGATGCCCGAGGCCTCAATCTGGTCGGGGCGCTCGATACCGGCATAGCGCTCCATCTTCTCCGCCTCGCGGAGCATGTCCTCGGCGAACGCCTCCTTCATGTAACTGGAGAGGTGCTTGGACGAGTAGATGGCGTCACCGGCCAGGAGGAACCGCATCAGGTCCTCGGCCATGTCGGACGCCCACTGGTAGCGGTCCTCGGGTTCGCGAGTGAGTGCCTTGAGGACCACCTTCTCCAGGCCCTGCGGGATGCTCGGGTTGAACTCGCTGGGGAGCGGAACCTCCGCGTTGC
Above is a genomic segment from Myxococcus xanthus containing:
- a CDS encoding serine/threonine protein kinase, with protein sequence MKKPTLFGKYLLLERINVGGMAEVFIAKAFGVEGFERILAIKKILPTMAEDEEFITMFIDEARISVQLNHANVVHINELGKYDDTYFIAMEYVAGRDVRTMLERYRRRKEIMPTAQAVFIASKICDGLDYAHRKKDARGQDLHIIHRDVSPQNILISYEGEVKVIDFGIAKAANRSQKTQAGILKGKFGYMSPEQVRGMPIDRRSDIFAVGVLLYEMLTGEKLFVGESDFSTLEKVRNAEVPLPSEFNPSIPQGLEKVVLKALTREPEDRYQWASDMAEDLMRFLLAGDAIYSSKHLSSYMKEAFAEDMLREAEKMERYAGIERPDQIEASGITVAPGFNRQAARRAPPPAVVVTGTPAGRASTSPAQPVQDYIPPPTAEELEEMGVGAGDKTQIVDSSHTFMSPETRVADSSVVVDDSITGRTENPIQDHGTSGSYNSLRAPAPDTSSRRGKSGPKAQVVISNEEGEAYSGATMIGPAPSAPPTRSRGSSPSLDEETGSRPAPVSGRGRSGKRAPEPEEDPSDYEQPPEDDSSAGYDAQDDYGDEGHPHDDLNEPEEEVTGSVPLPPEEAPPPAKVAAPAKAKAKTKVPAKGKPALNLKTLPKPVLFAAAAAIVLLLVVGVVMATRPSTGEVTFMVSPSNPSARIQLNGQEVQLNTLLALPAGQYRVTANAPGQQSAAKTVDVVAGSRIVVSLPLEADPQAAPPPENKPPVAPPTNTGVVIAAGTTEPAAPAEDPGGDEAPENAPVDNGQTPPPATDPAPAPVQVAAVFKGDDGAEIAVNGERLGRIPDARMANLEVGKTYAFTAKLAGYKPYSGEFKADGSSKQVTVAFEMTKEPQPEPTVANVRPPPQTAPKPPPAPKPPRAPKVMGKFACSTKPAGADIYVDGKKTNRQTPVTLGSPLMLPVGKRKISFKLNGKTTKPVVVDITEDNVAKLVNVPIE